Proteins encoded within one genomic window of Oryza brachyantha chromosome 7, ObraRS2, whole genome shotgun sequence:
- the LOC121054918 gene encoding F-box/FBD/LRR-repeat protein At5g53840-like produces MAPQRESKRRRSRCGFPKKGHVCAAADADGGGAGSQLPSPEAEKKTKVDGAAASQDPPQTDKISALPDDVLRSIISFLPTVDAAQTQALSTRWRPLWRYAPLNLDDGELNLSEDIIPGAISTILSAHHGPIWRFSVTKLARVNEFLGDIVSALEAMLRHQTISSLSELRLHYRPSTTAPDPLPPAALRFSLLRVASFGHCSLPDGDGAIGPGGVVFPNLQELTLLDISNSEATLHAIVSACPAIRSLLLCDNDAFRHVQVRSGTLVSLGLCSRSSQLEELVIEDTPNLERLLMFRSPRKLPRVVRVISAPKLEVLGCLSNGVTEQEFGMTYIMPQTLMVDSIAMLRTVKILAFRIDETSLTAAIHVLRCFPCLQKLDITLAEGLFYPQIDHNGAIHNTATVECLDFHLKKMVLRNYRCKKSYAAFAKFFVMKARVLELLTIRTCVGLNKRWLSSHRKLLYSRKKVSANIRIEFSADDYFVDYKNGERTHQLLVADPFDD; encoded by the exons ATGGCTCCTCAGCGCGAGTCCAAGAGGCGCCGCAGCCGCTGTGGGTTCCCCAAGAAGGGCCATGTCTGCGCTGCCGCCGACGCtgatggtggtggcgccggctcgCAGCTGCCCTCCCCGGAGGCGGAGAAGAAGACCAAGGTCGACGGAGCAGCCGCAAGCCAAGATCCGCCGCAGACAGACAAGATCAGCGCGCTCCCCGACGACGTCCTCCGCAGCatcatctccttcctcccgACGGTAGATGCCGCCCAGACGCAGGCGCTCTCCACCAGATGGCGCCCCCTGTGGCGCTACGCGCCCCTAAACCTCGACGACGGTGAGCTCAACCTCTCGGAGGACATCATCCCGGGCGCGATCTCGACGATCCTCTCCGCGCACCATGGCCCCATCTGGCGCTTCTCCGTCACCAAGCTCGCCCGCGTCAACGAGTTCCTCGGCGATATAGTCTCCGCCCTGGAAGCCATGCTGCGGCACCAGACGATCAGCAGCCTCAGCGAGCTCCGTCTCCACTACAGGCCGAGCACGACGGCGCCGGACCCgcttccgcccgccgcgctgaGGTTCTCGCTCCTCCGGGTCGCGAGCTTCGGCCACTGCAGCCtacccgacggcgacggcgccatcGGGCCCGGGGGCGTCGTCTTCCCGAATCTGCAGGAGCTCACGCTGCTGGACATCTCCAACTCGGAGGCCACCCTCCACGCCATCGTCTCGGCGTGCCCTGCGATCAGGAGCTTGCTGCTGTGCGACAACGACGCGTTCCGCCACGTGCAGGTCAGATCCGGGACACTGGTAAGCCTCGGGTTGTGCTCGCGGAGCTCGCAGTTGGAAGAACTCGTCATCGAGGACACTCCCAACCTGGAGAGGCTGCTCATGTTCAGATCACCTCGCAAGCTACCTAGGGTTGTTCGTGTGATCTCTGCACCCAAACTTGAGGTTCTTGGCTGCCTCTCCAATGGTGTCACTGAACAAGAGTTTGGAATGACTTATATTATGCCG CAAACACTCATGGTCGATTCGATTGCAATGCTGCGCACCGTGAAGATCCTGGCATTTAGAATTGATGAGACTAGCCTAACTGCAGCCATCCATGTCCTCAGATGCTTTCCGTGCTTGCAGAAGCTTGATATTACG CTGGCCGAAGGATTATTTTATCCACAGATAGATCATAATGGTGCTATACACAACACTGCTACTGTTGAATGTCTGGACTTCCATCTCAAAAAAATGGTGCTAAGAAATTATAGATGCAAGAAATCATATGCTGCCTTTGCAAAATTCTTTGTTATGAAGGCAAGAGTGCTCGAGCTACTGACAATTCGGACTTGTGTGGGATTGAACAAAAGGTGGCTGTCTAGTCACCGCAAGCTACTCTACTCAAGGAAGAAGGTTTCTGCAAATATTCGAATTGAATTTTCAGCTGACGATTATTTTGTGGATTACAAGAACGGAGAACGTACTCATCAGCTATTAGTAGCTGATCCCTTCGATGACTGA
- the LOC102701693 gene encoding uncharacterized protein LOC102701693, whose translation MSSCSAYVLAVTCGANGGYLRFLPDAVAAWRSSAKECKILAAHRGPIHYIVLVSYCLERYNATFEDWLKLPMLNNLSQLDFQFATKNTTTDQEADMTYSLVLSSLCFSPTLQVVNLSRCCIPDDLITRPLHFPKLRKLNLHSIRASEDALHAMISACPSLESRNINYTIGLPRLCIRPASIRSLCIGTTHGLKQEAIFQERVVEDAPLLERLIPAFLDDGHASIRVISAPRLEILGILRRFISRLEIGTVEMSSVCMAMSVPTVKILVLQSVGPNLAAVVDLLKYFPCLEKMYIKLSLQPNAKNDLRNYHPRPFHCLEHHLKSIVLKRYQEKTPVINFAKFFILNAKVLKVMTFGVRDIIHQNEKWMTNQRRRLQLHKKVSMEARFDFDSKYWCDYPESTKIDDFSISDPFDLSL comes from the exons GCAAGATCCTTGCCGCTCACCGAGGCCCTATTCACTATATAGTTCTTGTCTCTTACTGCCTCGAGCGCTACAACGCCACCTTCGAGGACTGGTTGAAGTTACCAATGCTAAACAACCTCTCTCAGCTTGATTTCCAGTTTGCCACCAAGAATACCACAACAGATCAGGAAGCTGACATGACCTACTCGCTAGTACTCTCATCGCTTTGCTTCTCCCCCACCCTACAGGTGGTCAACTTGTCTAGGTGTTGCATCCCTGATGATCTTATTACTCGGCCACTCCATTTCCCTAAATTAAGAAAGCTCAATCTCCATTCGATCAGGGCATCAGAGGATGCTCTCCATGCTATGATATCTGCCTGCCCGAGTCTAGAGAGCCGGAACATCAACTACACGATTGGGCTGCCTCGCCTTTGCATTAGACCTGCTTCAATAAGGAGCCTATGCATAGGCACCACACATGGTCTGAAACAGGAGGCAATCTTCCAAGAGAGAGTTGTCGAGGATGCACCGCTCCTCGAAAGGTTGATCCCAGCTTTTCTAGACGATGGCCATGCGAGCATCCGGGTAATTAGTGCACCAAGACTAGAGATATTGGGCATCCTGCGCCGCTTCATCTCCAGACTTGAGATTGGGACTGTG GAAATGTCTTCTGTTTGCATGGCAATGTCAGTGCCCACTGTGAAGATTTTGGTCCTTCAGTCAGTTGGCCCTAACCTAGCTGCTGTTGTGGACCTTCTCAAATATTTTCCCTGTCTGGAGAAGATGTACATCAAG CTATCACTTCAACCTAATGCGAAAAATGATCTACGCAATTATCATCCAAGACCTTTTCACTGCCTGGAACACCATCTTAAGAGTATTGTGCTTAAAAGATATCAAGAGAAGACACCCGTGATTAACTTTGCAAAGTTCTTCATTTTGAACGCCAAAGTTCTAAAGGTAATGACATTTGGTGTCCGGGATATCATCCACCAGAATGAGAAATGGATGACCAATCAACGCAGGAGGCTACAGCTGCATAAGAAAGTTTCTATGGAAGCTCGATTTGATTTTGATAGCAAATACTGGTGCGATTACCCGGAATCTACCAAGATCGATGACTTCTCTATCTCAGACCCATTTGATTTGTCACTGTAG